One genomic segment of Dromaius novaehollandiae isolate bDroNov1 chromosome 12, bDroNov1.hap1, whole genome shotgun sequence includes these proteins:
- the IP6K2 gene encoding inositol hexakisphosphate kinase 2, with amino-acid sequence MSPAFGAMEVEHYSKGVLLEPFVHQVGGHSCVLRFNDKTICKPLIQREHQFYETLPTEMRRFTPQYEGVVSVSFEEDEDGNLCLIAYPLNGDHDNLENLDNSDCEPKSKLLRWTNKKTMLLENEKIPKEWVRQHRKEEKMKSHKLEEEFEWLKKSEVLYYSVEKKGNVSSQFKHHNPWSMKCHQQQLQRMKENAKHRNQYKFILLENLTSRYEVPCVLDLKMGTRQHGDDASEEKKANQIRKCQQSTSAVIGVRVCGMQVYQAGTGQLMFMNKYHGRKLSVQGFKEALYQFFHNGKYLRRELFESVIKKLTELKSVLEKQESYRFYSSSLLIIYDGKERQEVAVDSDPEDLEDLSEESSDESAGAYAYKPTASTVDVRMIDFAHTTCKYYGEDSVVHEGQDTGYVFGLQNLIDIIKEIRDESSE; translated from the exons ATGAGCCCAGCATTCGGAGCCATGGAAGTGGAGCACTATTCCAAGGGAGTCCTGCTCGAACCCTTTGTCCACCAGGTTGGAGGGCACTCCTGTGTCCTCCGGTTTAATGACAAGACCATCTGTAAACCCCTTATTCAGAGGGAACACCAGTTCTATGAGACTCTCCCAACAGAAATGCGTAGATTCACTCCGCAATATGAAG GTGTGGTGTCAGTGAGCTTTGAAGAAGATGAAGATGGAAACTTATGTCTAATAGCATATCCATTAAATGGGGACCATGATAACTTGGAAAACTTAGATAATTCTGACTGTGAACCCAAAAGTAAGCTGTTGCGATGGACTAACAAAAAGACAATGTTGTTAGAGAATGAAAAGATACCTAAGGAATGGGTTCGACAgcacaggaaagaggaaaaaatgaaaag tCACAAATTAGAGGAAGAATTTGAGTGGCTGAAGAAATCTGAAGTCTTGTATTACAGTgtagagaaaaaaggaaatgtcagTTCACAGTTTAAACACCATAATCCTTGGAGTATGAAATGTCACCAGCAACAGTTACAGCGGATGAAGGAAAATGCAAAACACCGGAATCAATATA AATTTATTTTGCTGGAGAACCTAACGTCTCGATATGAAGTACCATGCGTGTTGGACCTTAAGATGGGAACCCGACAGCATGGAGATGATGCATCAGAAGAGAAGAAGGCTAATCAGATTCGCAAGTGTCAGCAGAGTACATCAGCTGTCATTGGAGTCCGAGTTTGTGGCATGCAG gTCTACCAGGCCGGCACTGGCCAGCTAATGTTCATGAATAAGTACCATGGAAGAAAACTCTCAGTCCAAGGATTTAAAGAAGCACTTTACCAGTTCTTTCACAATGGCAAATACCTGCGCAGGGAACTCTTTGAATCTGTTATTAAAAAACTGACTGAACTCAAATCTGTCTTAGAAAAACAAGAGTCTTACCGCTTCTATTCTAGCTCCTTGCTGATCATTTATGATGGAAAGGAAAGGCAGGAAGTTGCTGTCGACTCAGACCCAGAGGACTTGGAGGACCTTTCAGAGGAATCTTCAGATGAATCAGCAGGAGCATATGCCTACAAACCAACTGCTAGTACTGTTGATGTCCGTATGATAGACTTTGCCCACACAACCTGCAAGTACTATGGAGAAGATAGCGTGGTGCATGAGGGCCAAGACACGGGTTATGTTTTTGGACTCCAGAACTTAATAgatattattaaagaaataagaGACGAAAGTAGTGAATAA